The genomic interval TCTCCAAGATTATACATCAGTAACTGACATTAAAAtcacagggggcgctggagcctatcccagctgcactcaagtGGAAGGGAATTTATCGTAATATAGATTTTGGGCCATATTGGCCACCCCTCGTAAAAAGTGGTCttcttttcctgtgaataatgttgtaaagagcagtgtgtttgttttcaggccAATTCATATAATAACTTGTTAGTTTTAAGTACATGTGAACATACTGAATgcctcatgtgactgagcaaatctggacatttctcaagcatgtttgtcattttgtgtcctgcagacgtctgtgaagaacaagTTCTGCCTGAAGAACAGGAGTGTAGCTTCAGGATGGTGAAGGAGGATCCATCAAAGAGGAAGACCAGGCGCCACAGACCCTCTGGCGTCTCTTTTTCCTCTTTGACACAGACCCTTCcctgtaaaaaggaagaggaagacTCACTGACCCcctacattaaaaaggaagaggaggaacacagcatcagtcaggagggagatcaTATTGAAGGACTGGtagagttcccagtgactggtgtccctgtgaagagtgaagatgatgaggtcaaaggtgaaagtgaggagaagagagaggcggagcctccaagcagcagctcaacacaacacatgacaacagaagctgatggagaccactgtggaggatcacaagcagacaagctcttagctccactatcagatagtgaggacacaacgtcacactctcctgacactgatgatgaagactctaaagatgataagacatgtcacactgacaacactcacttgaaatgttctcactgtgacaaaacctttaaataccattgtcatctgaaaacacacatgagaacacacactggagaaaaacattttacCTGTTCactctgtagtaaaggttttgcacaaagtcaaaatttgaaagtacacatgagaacacacactggtgaaaaacctttttcctgttcaacctgtggtaaaagttttacacaaaaaaatgtgctgaacgaacacatgccaatacacactggagaaaaacattttacCTGTTCaatatgtggtaaaagttttacacACAGTCAGAgtttgaaaaaacacacaattttacacactggtgaaaaaccttttatctgttcaatctgtagtaaaggttttgtgcaaagtaacaatttgaaagtacacatgagaacacacactggtgaaaaacctttttcctgttcagtctgtggtaaaggttttgcagaaagtcaaaattttaaaaaacatacaagaacacacactggtgaaaaatcacattcctgttcaatctgcaacaGAAGCTTTTGTGAACGATCAACCCTtagaacacacatgagaacacacacaggagataaattgttgagttgcagtgtgtgtggtgaaagattctcttataagtaccagtgtaagaaacacaagtgtgctggtgagaacagcagcagcaaatgaaacctCAGGATTTGAAACAAACTGTCAAAACTTAAATTTTGACTTTGTAACAACatcaacaaataaaacatttgtg from Entelurus aequoreus isolate RoL-2023_Sb linkage group LG14, RoL_Eaeq_v1.1, whole genome shotgun sequence carries:
- the LOC133664647 gene encoding oocyte zinc finger protein XlCOF22-like; this encodes MCERTIAKYEEELCPTKGKERQHQLQDAVFKKHQVVLHRTDVQQPPHIKEEEEAPQPPHIKEEEEEVWITQEGECLLGQEEDDVTKFPLTVVSVKTEEHEDKPPESSQLHHSPNVCEEQVLPEEQECSFRMVKEDPSKRKTRRHRPSGVSFSSLTQTLPCKKEEEDSLTPYIKKEEEEHSISQEGDHIEGLVEFPVTGVPVKSEDDEVKGESEEKREAEPPSSSSTQHMTTEADGDHCGGSQADKLLAPLSDSEDTTSHSPDTDDEDSKDDKTCHTDNTHLKCSHCDKTFKYHCHLKTHMRTHTGEKHFTCSLCSKGFAQSQNLKVHMRTHTGEKPFSCSTCGKSFTQKNVLNEHMPIHTGEKHFTCSICGKSFTHSQSLKKHTILHTGEKPFICSICSKGFVQSNNLKVHMRTHTGEKPFSCSVCGKGFAESQNFKKHTRTHTGEKSHSCSICNRSFCERSTLRTHMRTHTGDKLLSCSVCGERFSYKYQCKKHKCAGENSSSK